A single window of Candidatus Obscuribacter sp. DNA harbors:
- the tadA gene encoding Flp pilus assembly complex ATPase component TadA: protein MAPADDLSSFLEILPPNIRETLGSDTVGLYEVVLDLGRLPEARYLDRGATYLSDEQISQDDLDAAISLIGEFSGDNRAGIERTLHRISALRNRSGKIIGLTCRVGRAISGTINVIRDLVESNKSILFLGPPGVGKTTKLREMARVLSDELGKRVIVIDTSNEIAGDGDVPHPAIGRARRMQVARPEVQHSTMIEAVENHTPEVIIIDEIGTMEEAQAARTIAERGVMLIGTAHGNALDNLLKNPTLVDLVGGIQTVTLGDDEARRRGTQKTVLERSNQPTFDVCIEILDRQTLAVHRNVAEAVDQLLRGWQIHPEIRKRDESTGDFAVVQKPEPTVTVTMMEGLEPFASDWASPKETHLKVYPYAVSKGLLERVVKTLQLPVEVVKGIDEADAILALRSYARAGAKIFSLAEAQGVPVYVVKSNNLPQIQKALREALHLEESSIGSVDIEGDIDETEIALEEARQAISKVMDRLEPFELTPRKAYIRRLQHQLVERFNLSSRSVGDEPQRRLRILPPAGTQKNLGYI, encoded by the coding sequence ATCGCACCAGCCGATGATCTTTCTTCCTTTCTAGAGATCTTGCCACCAAATATCCGTGAGACCCTGGGAAGCGACACAGTCGGTCTCTATGAAGTAGTCCTGGACCTTGGCCGTTTGCCCGAGGCGCGATATCTCGACCGTGGCGCCACTTATCTCTCTGATGAGCAAATTAGCCAGGACGACCTCGATGCTGCCATTTCACTTATAGGCGAGTTTTCGGGCGACAACCGCGCTGGTATTGAGCGCACTTTGCACCGCATCTCAGCACTGCGCAACCGCTCAGGCAAAATCATTGGTCTCACCTGCCGTGTCGGTCGTGCAATTTCTGGCACCATTAACGTTATTCGGGACCTGGTAGAGTCCAACAAATCAATTCTCTTCCTCGGACCTCCTGGTGTAGGCAAAACCACCAAACTGAGAGAAATGGCTCGTGTACTATCTGACGAGCTGGGCAAACGAGTAATTGTTATTGACACCTCTAACGAAATCGCAGGCGATGGCGACGTACCTCACCCTGCTATTGGACGCGCTCGTCGTATGCAAGTAGCTCGCCCTGAAGTGCAGCACTCCACCATGATCGAAGCAGTGGAAAACCATACCCCTGAAGTAATCATCATCGATGAAATCGGCACCATGGAAGAAGCACAGGCAGCTCGCACTATTGCTGAGCGCGGTGTGATGCTCATCGGTACAGCTCACGGTAACGCCCTCGACAATCTGCTTAAAAACCCCACTCTGGTAGATCTGGTCGGTGGCATCCAGACAGTCACTCTAGGCGACGATGAAGCCCGCCGCAGAGGCACTCAAAAGACTGTATTAGAGCGCTCCAATCAGCCCACATTTGATGTTTGTATCGAGATTCTTGATAGACAGACCCTGGCGGTGCATCGCAACGTGGCAGAAGCCGTTGACCAGCTTTTGAGGGGTTGGCAAATTCATCCCGAGATTCGCAAACGCGACGAATCAACTGGCGACTTTGCTGTGGTGCAAAAACCAGAGCCCACTGTCACTGTCACCATGATGGAAGGATTAGAACCCTTTGCCTCGGACTGGGCCTCCCCCAAAGAAACTCACCTCAAAGTCTATCCCTATGCTGTCAGCAAGGGCCTCTTAGAGAGAGTGGTCAAAACATTGCAACTGCCCGTGGAAGTGGTAAAAGGTATCGACGAAGCTGATGCCATCCTGGCTCTACGCAGCTATGCCAGAGCCGGCGCCAAGATCTTTAGCCTGGCTGAAGCTCAGGGTGTGCCAGTGTATGTGGTTAAAAGCAATAACTTGCCGCAAATTCAGAAAGCACTGAGAGAAGCTCTGCATCTAGAAGAAAGCTCGATTGGCTCAGTCGACATCGAAGGCGATATCGACGAAACCGAAATAGCCCTGGAAGAAGCAAGACAGGCGATAAGCAAGGTGATGGATCGGCTCGAACCATTTGAGCTGACCCCACGCAAAGCCTATATCCGACGCTTGCAGCATCAGCTTGTCGAGAGATTCAATCTCTCCAGCCGTTCAGTCGGTGATGAGCCCCAGAGAAGATTGCGCATTTTGCCACCAGCTGGTACGCAAAAAAATCTTGGCTACATCTAG
- a CDS encoding aminotransferase class V-fold PLP-dependent enzyme encodes MAENTSQSQTNDTPKASDIEHRVKSLPPLMQAMQKHRLSEKISFHTPGHKGRLAELSPDFELTGAMDLTELPGLDDLSQPDGPLLALAKTASAIYQSDQTLLSVNGATLAIMAAIISVGHAQKGERAAILVPRNAHRCVIEALCLTDLTPIWYEPEFDHQFNVWGQVNTDHLISVIQEHSTTNKIAMLVVVSPTYGGAVSDISAIAELAFRHNFVLLVDEAHGAHHIDGDRHKPACQLGAHLTAHSLHKTLSGLTQTGLLHISKDCPVPASVLHETMMQLTSTSPSYLLMASIEAALALISSTKGKERINSLFELGTDLKEQIKNLPDYQLYATTSNTNSHVLIKHKNADSASLIQHLVNHGIYAEAELGAGILLLLGIGTKTSDVTSLLNCLQNFTACGNQQAKPNNKPVALIAAMTPYAASRQARTTIPAKQALNRVAAEFLAPCPPGIPLIIPGQLITREVLESTRKELISVVV; translated from the coding sequence TTGGCAGAAAACACCTCCCAATCTCAAACCAACGACACGCCAAAAGCGAGTGATATAGAGCATCGAGTCAAAAGCTTGCCGCCACTTATGCAAGCAATGCAAAAGCACCGCCTTAGCGAAAAAATTTCTTTTCACACACCTGGACACAAAGGACGATTGGCTGAGCTATCGCCAGACTTTGAGCTGACAGGTGCCATGGACCTGACCGAACTACCCGGTCTCGATGACCTCTCCCAGCCAGACGGGCCGCTCCTCGCCCTGGCAAAGACAGCCTCCGCAATCTATCAAAGCGACCAAACTCTGCTCTCAGTCAATGGTGCCACTCTGGCAATAATGGCTGCCATTATCAGTGTTGGTCATGCCCAAAAAGGAGAGCGCGCCGCTATCCTCGTGCCTCGTAATGCTCACCGCTGTGTCATTGAAGCTCTTTGCCTGACAGACCTAACACCAATTTGGTACGAGCCAGAATTTGACCATCAGTTTAATGTCTGGGGTCAAGTCAATACAGACCACCTCATAAGCGTTATCCAGGAGCACAGTACAACCAACAAAATAGCCATGCTAGTGGTGGTCTCGCCCACTTACGGTGGCGCCGTTTCAGACATCAGCGCCATAGCTGAGCTGGCTTTTCGTCATAACTTTGTACTCCTCGTCGACGAAGCCCATGGAGCACATCATATAGATGGCGATAGGCACAAACCAGCCTGCCAGCTAGGCGCTCATCTGACGGCACATAGTCTGCACAAAACTCTCAGTGGTCTGACTCAAACCGGACTTTTGCATATTAGCAAAGATTGTCCAGTACCAGCCTCAGTCTTACACGAGACAATGATGCAGTTAACCAGCACAAGCCCCAGTTATTTGCTGATGGCATCCATAGAGGCCGCGCTTGCGCTAATCTCCAGCACAAAAGGCAAAGAGCGCATCAACAGCCTCTTTGAGCTGGGCACGGATCTAAAGGAGCAAATCAAAAACCTACCAGACTATCAGCTTTATGCCACCACATCAAATACCAATAGCCATGTCCTGATCAAACACAAAAACGCTGATTCAGCCAGTTTAATCCAGCATCTAGTCAACCATGGCATCTATGCCGAAGCCGAACTTGGTGCAGGTATCCTGTTGCTCCTTGGTATTGGCACAAAGACTAGCGACGTAACCAGTCTGCTTAACTGTCTGCAAAACTTTACTGCCTGTGGCAACCAACAAGCCAAGCCCAACAATAAGCCAGTAGCTTTAATTGCTGCCATGACGCCTTATGCCGCCAGTCGGCAAGCCCGTACCACTATTCCCGCCAAGCAAGCCCTAAACCGGGTCGCTGCTGAGTTTCTGGCTCCCTGCCCGCCAGGTATTCCACTGATTATTCCGGGGCAGCTAATCACCAGGGAGGTCTTGGAAAGCACTCGAAAAGAGCTGATTTCGGTAGTAGTTTGA
- a CDS encoding serine/threonine protein kinase has protein sequence MQANKQTCPKCHLPVAPAERIGSFTSFVFMDLHCQCHKGAKPELNAGKAKAVSNSCKTCGKVIPSINRPGSITSFLLRDLRCICPKSKKGPDDVLRTRYVPARATLTRKRQLLETAMRTRQANLTASDARLIDLKPGELIGGCYKLDYLVGKGGMGLIYRAKHQSLDRTVALKFIAPSLVSKENWNLFKNEAKISSTLSHSTICQIYDLGLHAGVLPFYAMDFIEGQTLEEIILNSGPLSVGATLEIFSKAAEGLSYAHRRSVVHKDIKPANIMVTNTAQGLQVKILDFGIAELNEGRKDKKEIEVIYGSAAYMSPEQFRGQPLDLRTDLYSMGCAMYETLTGMPPFQDATYEALCESHKRAEVPLLSDSTGIEFAVELEAIIQKCLQKQAEKRYQSANELAIDLQRLMDGKELQFARNQIADIRTSVHGDLAAPAHKQPVIFIWVAASILLASAASLIYLQVANLDRTSSDLKDPEQKVSAEAVAPKRSEAHIQSDTSISKSTYNLEDTFVDMQTGQNALNNEFFVKEDTGPDNTKRLIYKFPPSFNSAEIIHSSSDFDRFSIDQLDSPVISHQRSFSQSNTKQLCVGKIEVPGNKFLTLKFLPGTAISPDFVKGFRQKDIRGLDFSMYADDTQSLNQSCVNRFVNLERLILSNTQENDQTIKSLSSFKHLKQLALIDWYCSKNTVPYISLFPELTTLYVSTNGSPRGAA, from the coding sequence ATGCAAGCCAATAAACAGACATGCCCCAAATGCCATCTGCCAGTAGCTCCTGCTGAGCGTATTGGTTCATTTACATCTTTTGTCTTTATGGATTTGCATTGTCAGTGCCACAAAGGCGCAAAGCCTGAGCTTAACGCAGGCAAGGCTAAAGCAGTCAGCAACAGCTGCAAAACATGCGGCAAAGTTATACCGTCAATAAACAGACCGGGCAGCATCACCAGTTTTTTGCTAAGAGACTTGCGCTGCATTTGCCCCAAAAGTAAAAAAGGTCCCGATGATGTGCTGAGGACGCGCTATGTGCCTGCACGCGCCACTCTCACCCGCAAAAGACAACTACTCGAAACCGCCATGCGCACCAGGCAGGCCAACCTGACAGCTAGCGACGCACGTCTCATCGATCTCAAACCAGGTGAATTGATTGGCGGCTGCTACAAACTGGACTATCTTGTCGGCAAAGGCGGCATGGGGCTTATATACAGAGCCAAACACCAGAGCCTGGACCGCACGGTAGCCCTCAAATTCATTGCACCATCATTAGTATCAAAAGAAAACTGGAACCTATTTAAGAACGAGGCAAAAATCAGTTCCACCTTAAGTCATAGCACGATTTGCCAGATCTATGATCTAGGCTTGCATGCTGGTGTTTTACCTTTTTATGCAATGGATTTTATCGAGGGGCAGACTCTAGAAGAAATAATACTGAACAGTGGACCACTATCAGTAGGAGCAACTCTAGAAATTTTTAGCAAGGCGGCCGAGGGGCTCTCTTACGCTCATCGGCGCTCAGTCGTGCATAAAGATATAAAGCCAGCAAATATTATGGTGACAAACACAGCACAGGGACTACAAGTCAAAATCCTCGACTTCGGCATTGCCGAACTCAATGAAGGTCGCAAGGACAAGAAGGAAATCGAGGTTATTTACGGTAGTGCAGCCTATATGAGTCCTGAGCAGTTTAGAGGACAACCACTGGACCTGCGCACTGATTTGTACAGCATGGGTTGCGCCATGTATGAGACGTTAACAGGGATGCCACCCTTTCAGGACGCAACTTACGAAGCTCTTTGCGAGAGCCACAAACGTGCCGAAGTCCCACTCTTGAGTGACTCTACTGGTATTGAATTTGCGGTAGAACTGGAAGCAATTATCCAGAAGTGTCTGCAAAAGCAAGCAGAGAAACGCTACCAGAGCGCCAATGAATTAGCTATCGATCTACAAAGACTGATGGACGGCAAGGAATTGCAATTTGCTCGTAATCAAATAGCTGACATTAGAACATCAGTTCATGGCGATCTAGCAGCGCCAGCCCACAAACAACCGGTTATTTTCATTTGGGTAGCCGCATCAATACTACTAGCGAGTGCGGCTAGCTTGATTTATTTGCAAGTTGCAAATTTAGACCGGACCTCTTCAGATCTTAAAGATCCTGAGCAAAAAGTTAGCGCTGAGGCTGTAGCGCCAAAACGTAGTGAGGCGCACATCCAATCCGACACTTCCATTTCAAAGTCAACGTACAATCTTGAAGACACTTTTGTTGACATGCAGACCGGTCAAAACGCACTAAACAACGAGTTTTTCGTCAAAGAAGATACAGGTCCTGACAATACCAAAAGATTGATCTATAAATTTCCACCCTCATTTAATAGTGCCGAGATAATACATTCAAGCAGTGATTTTGATAGGTTCAGCATAGATCAACTAGATTCGCCTGTGATCAGTCACCAGAGAAGTTTCAGTCAATCTAATACCAAGCAACTTTGTGTAGGCAAAATAGAAGTTCCAGGCAACAAATTCCTCACTTTGAAATTTTTGCCCGGAACTGCGATATCACCAGACTTCGTAAAGGGATTTCGCCAGAAAGACATAAGAGGACTAGATTTCAGCATGTATGCTGACGACACTCAATCGCTCAATCAGTCCTGCGTCAATCGCTTTGTCAACCTGGAGCGGCTCATACTGAGCAATACACAAGAAAACGACCAGACAATCAAAAGCCTATCTAGCTTTAAGCATCTCAAGCAACTGGCACTCATAGACTGGTATTGCTCAAAAAATACAGTGCCATATATTTCGCTATTTCCAGAGCTAACAACACTTTATGTCAGCACCAACGGCTCCCCCCGAGGCGCTGCTTAG
- a CDS encoding HAD family phosphatase encodes MPNNSDKIQAIIFDMGHVFVDFEWEQVCHGFCQVFEIDAEAFKPILRHISTLGYETGHIDTAGLLKEVEKLTQKTIAEEHFHTLWNATFRENQTMAELLPRLKEKFPLYLLSNTNESHWNYLENTYNVSRHFDELVLSYEVGYAKPHDEIYLAAIKHTGKQAVECLFVDDLTANIEAADRLGLKTHLFTTPEKFQDSLKQFGIDL; translated from the coding sequence ATGCCCAACAACAGCGACAAAATTCAAGCCATAATTTTTGATATGGGTCATGTCTTTGTCGATTTTGAATGGGAGCAAGTCTGCCATGGTTTTTGTCAGGTCTTCGAAATCGACGCAGAAGCCTTTAAACCTATCCTCAGGCATATCTCTACCCTGGGCTACGAAACTGGTCATATAGACACAGCAGGACTGCTCAAAGAAGTGGAAAAACTAACACAAAAGACCATTGCCGAAGAGCACTTTCATACTCTCTGGAATGCAACTTTTCGAGAGAATCAGACAATGGCTGAGCTTTTACCCAGACTAAAGGAAAAATTTCCCCTTTATCTGCTCTCCAATACAAACGAATCACACTGGAATTATCTCGAAAACACTTATAACGTCAGTCGTCACTTTGATGAGCTAGTCCTGTCCTACGAAGTTGGATACGCTAAGCCTCATGACGAAATTTACCTTGCCGCCATCAAACATACCGGCAAGCAAGCTGTCGAGTGTCTCTTTGTCGACGATCTCACTGCCAATATCGAAGCAGCTGACAGACTGGGTCTCAAGACGCATCTGTTTACCACTCCAGAAAAATTTCAAGACAGCCTCAAACAATTTGGCATTGATCTTTAG
- a CDS encoding S1 RNA-binding domain-containing protein produces MATSGLKVHAEEGDLMNGEVKAVLGGGVRVELDTCEFAYIPLGQLAGRNRDDKSNRHAGLRIGQEIAVEVVSVDRSTRNPNIQAREVYDASAQTSTPRRTGRVLTARAS; encoded by the coding sequence ATGGCTACATCCGGTCTAAAAGTCCACGCCGAAGAAGGCGACCTCATGAATGGCGAAGTCAAAGCGGTGCTTGGCGGCGGCGTGCGTGTCGAACTCGACACCTGCGAATTCGCTTACATCCCGCTGGGACAGCTTGCCGGTCGCAATCGCGACGACAAGTCCAATCGTCACGCCGGCCTCCGCATCGGCCAGGAGATTGCTGTGGAAGTGGTGAGCGTCGATCGCTCCACCCGCAACCCCAACATCCAGGCTCGCGAGGTCTACGACGCCTCGGCACAGACCAGCACACCGCGCCGCACCGGCCGCGTGCTCACTGCCCGAGCCAGCTAA
- a CDS encoding M36 family metallopeptidase, producing MNIIESKIHHILAAQPSKTPNLPKLPSGDIAKAIQVISGTTPAEFEFDRTGHVRHFAATSKSLFSTPYTGDPRTHAAAFLATSDVHTAFDLDNVQLSDGVVDETGNGSRVDYTQMITLKDGTSMRVRGAYLNVHMNKAGDIFNVTSTLKVFNPRKVLGKVVGSDVAIANAKKHVEALLSGVTGRGARKLVTALTKSIETCSAKVELVLSENAGRFDPVYEVNLSICEPRQLMHILVMARTGKVVYHESKLHFSIASQRQQAGLARIPARGLLRIPDPKVALAKQIVDHYVDDLPDPTVLKNQRMTMLVPKNRKWVEVKAKADGSFNFDPVKEKDEFAAVVSFIALNTQLVWMERLGMKTKYEPLKVYINDPKVRDNAYLDPENWEIHLGIGSGIPQGLVVEIFLDLGVSWHENGHGIVTIQAPGKDLPGAEGGALHEATGDVLGQILISYLFRLEFGHLIGYPLTAADIKADARIIGAYALPPDGIRKQRNGKTMRDKTGEVHDDGEIVGAALADILESFATAAGIGDDQVKLKAALEDYARVYLMALSIVPAAKVTFRDTRRAFITADQQLLSGANRAVIEAHFDKRGITNSVAPVSGGKTRRRRKAS from the coding sequence ATGAACATCATCGAATCCAAGATTCATCACATCCTCGCGGCCCAGCCGTCGAAGACCCCGAACCTGCCGAAGCTGCCCTCGGGCGACATCGCCAAGGCGATTCAGGTCATCTCGGGCACCACGCCTGCGGAATTCGAATTCGACCGCACCGGTCACGTTCGTCACTTCGCAGCCACGTCCAAGTCGCTCTTCTCCACGCCCTACACCGGCGACCCGCGCACTCACGCTGCGGCCTTCCTGGCCACCAGCGACGTGCACACGGCCTTCGACCTGGACAATGTCCAGCTCTCCGACGGTGTCGTGGACGAGACGGGCAACGGCAGCCGTGTCGACTACACGCAGATGATCACGCTCAAGGACGGCACTTCGATGCGCGTCCGCGGCGCCTATCTCAACGTGCACATGAACAAGGCCGGCGACATCTTCAACGTCACGTCGACGCTCAAGGTCTTCAATCCGCGCAAGGTGCTGGGTAAGGTGGTCGGCAGCGATGTCGCCATCGCCAACGCCAAGAAGCACGTTGAAGCGCTCTTGTCCGGCGTCACGGGGCGTGGTGCTCGCAAGCTGGTCACGGCTCTGACCAAGTCCATCGAGACCTGCTCGGCCAAGGTGGAGCTGGTGCTCTCGGAAAACGCCGGTCGCTTCGACCCCGTCTACGAGGTCAACCTCTCCATCTGCGAACCTCGTCAGCTCATGCACATCCTGGTCATGGCACGCACCGGCAAGGTCGTCTACCACGAGTCCAAGCTGCACTTCTCCATCGCCAGTCAGCGTCAGCAGGCTGGTCTCGCTCGCATCCCGGCTCGCGGTTTGCTCCGCATTCCGGACCCCAAGGTGGCTCTCGCCAAGCAGATCGTCGACCACTACGTCGATGACCTGCCCGACCCGACGGTGCTCAAGAACCAGCGCATGACCATGCTGGTGCCGAAGAACCGCAAGTGGGTCGAGGTCAAGGCCAAGGCGGACGGTTCGTTCAACTTCGACCCCGTGAAGGAGAAGGACGAATTCGCGGCGGTCGTCTCGTTCATCGCGCTCAACACCCAGCTTGTCTGGATGGAGCGCCTGGGCATGAAGACCAAGTACGAGCCGCTCAAGGTCTACATCAACGACCCCAAGGTCCGCGACAACGCCTACCTGGACCCGGAAAACTGGGAAATCCACCTCGGCATCGGCTCTGGCATCCCCCAGGGTCTGGTCGTGGAGATTTTCCTGGACCTGGGCGTCAGCTGGCACGAGAACGGTCACGGTATCGTCACCATCCAGGCGCCTGGCAAGGACTTGCCTGGTGCTGAAGGTGGTGCCTTGCACGAAGCCACCGGCGACGTGCTCGGTCAGATCCTGATCAGCTACCTGTTCCGCCTGGAGTTCGGCCACCTGATCGGTTACCCGCTCACGGCTGCCGACATCAAGGCCGATGCCCGCATCATCGGTGCCTACGCTCTGCCGCCGGATGGTATCCGTAAGCAGCGCAACGGTAAGACGATGCGCGACAAGACCGGTGAAGTCCACGATGACGGCGAGATCGTCGGCGCTGCGCTGGCGGACATCCTGGAATCGTTTGCGACGGCTGCTGGTATCGGCGACGATCAGGTCAAGCTCAAGGCCGCGCTCGAAGACTACGCGCGCGTCTACCTCATGGCTCTGTCCATCGTGCCGGCCGCCAAGGTCACCTTCCGCGACACGCGACGCGCCTTCATCACTGCCGACCAGCAGCTGTTGAGCGGTGCCAACCGTGCCGTCATCGAAGCTCACTTCGACAAGCGTGGCATCACCAACAGTGTCGCGCCTGTCTCCGGTGGTAAGACCCGTCGTCGCCGCAAGGCGTCGTAA
- a CDS encoding HAD family hydrolase yields MTAPNGTALALGSWTPKVIFWDLWGTLARSDNREPVLHLQKILKFHSDTIDMRNIDSVDPDFLRKCLTTNVPHPVNAHEQDPAGFMRVVARTFGLPVTTEMMPEFAEVTRKEAQCALTFNDARKVLKALKARGYVNGLISNLWGFPVKALFEEDSLGDLIPERLRVYSFEEGYAKPDMELFRRACERAGVAPEDCLMVGDSFANDILPARALGMRTVLIDREHVYNPSMVPDDVLHIDGMQALLDYLSPVGPMS; encoded by the coding sequence ATGACCGCTCCCAACGGTACAGCGTTAGCTTTGGGGTCATGGACACCCAAGGTTATCTTCTGGGATCTTTGGGGAACCCTCGCACGGTCCGACAATCGTGAGCCGGTTCTCCACCTGCAAAAGATTCTCAAGTTCCATTCCGACACGATCGATATGCGCAACATCGATTCTGTCGACCCTGACTTCCTGCGCAAGTGCCTGACCACCAATGTCCCACATCCGGTCAACGCACATGAGCAGGATCCGGCTGGTTTCATGCGTGTGGTGGCACGGACCTTCGGTCTGCCTGTCACCACTGAAATGATGCCGGAATTTGCCGAAGTCACCCGCAAGGAAGCCCAGTGTGCACTGACCTTCAACGATGCAAGGAAGGTGCTCAAGGCTCTCAAGGCGCGCGGCTACGTCAATGGTCTCATCTCCAACCTCTGGGGTTTTCCCGTCAAGGCGCTCTTCGAAGAGGACAGCCTGGGCGACCTCATCCCGGAAAGACTGCGTGTCTACAGCTTCGAAGAAGGCTACGCCAAACCTGACATGGAGCTTTTCCGGCGCGCTTGCGAGCGTGCTGGCGTGGCTCCGGAAGACTGCTTGATGGTTGGCGATAGCTTTGCCAACGACATCTTGCCAGCGCGGGCGCTCGGCATGCGGACGGTCCTCATCGACCGCGAGCATGTCTATAACCCGTCTATGGTCCCTGACGACGTGCTGCACATCGACGGCATGCAGGCACTACTGGACTACCTGTCGCCTGTGGGACCCATGTCCTAA
- the truD gene encoding tRNA pseudouridine(13) synthase TruD — METAISIRAARNGFGFVSMEALRNYAGNHSVVPAQHKADPTHFRVEEWHRYGQLTVSTASDFTPDQLERFSGRLVAATLVKSRLTSAAAIRKLAKDLGVPAHLITMAGNKDRTAVTAQMIVINAPWLTIDDVRRHSEPDERNLRDVGYFIKDIRRHNRPLRKGFLEGNCFTLKTLHPGMSRDALETYLEPRLESIRRDVQGTPTVVMPNFFGRQRLGRRQNLLGVGLDFITMGSEAGVKRFCCEVVEENDHHLATELRRKLAVLWASAEKSAEEKGQSVAEQTWDFMEMLKLLDEPEPGFRRGRRRRPSYEPANMFIEHKLISKICETRNIETAFQLMRDDVSLWVGAYQGYWFNQALAMVLSGQIPESALEQDRRTGEPVIPLYFAGDVASVQWYEKWLPEAIPSRIDPVVCKHFLTNTDGSPGPRRPSHVPVGNLKLDAHDESITLRFSLRRGSYATTFLSLLFNLDNKDWEEVDK; from the coding sequence ATGGAAACCGCTATCTCTATTCGCGCAGCCCGCAACGGTTTCGGGTTCGTGTCGATGGAAGCCTTGCGCAACTACGCTGGCAACCACAGTGTGGTGCCCGCTCAGCACAAGGCCGATCCGACACACTTCAGGGTGGAGGAATGGCACCGCTACGGTCAACTGACCGTGTCGACTGCCTCCGACTTCACGCCTGATCAACTCGAGCGCTTCTCCGGGCGCCTGGTGGCAGCGACCCTCGTCAAGTCCCGGCTGACTTCTGCGGCAGCAATCCGCAAGTTGGCCAAGGACCTCGGCGTGCCGGCCCATCTCATCACGATGGCTGGCAACAAGGACCGCACCGCTGTCACCGCGCAGATGATCGTCATCAACGCTCCCTGGCTCACCATCGACGATGTCCGTCGGCACTCCGAGCCCGATGAGCGCAACCTGCGTGACGTTGGCTATTTCATCAAGGACATTCGCAGGCACAACAGGCCGCTCCGCAAGGGCTTCCTGGAGGGCAACTGCTTCACCCTCAAGACACTGCATCCCGGCATGTCGCGGGACGCACTCGAGACCTATCTCGAGCCGCGTCTCGAATCGATTCGTCGGGACGTGCAGGGCACTCCTACGGTGGTCATGCCGAACTTCTTCGGGCGTCAGCGCCTGGGGCGTCGGCAGAACCTCCTGGGTGTGGGTCTCGACTTCATCACCATGGGGTCCGAGGCTGGCGTGAAGCGGTTCTGCTGCGAAGTGGTCGAAGAAAACGACCACCACCTGGCCACCGAGCTGCGGCGCAAGCTGGCAGTGCTGTGGGCTTCGGCGGAGAAATCTGCTGAAGAAAAGGGTCAGTCCGTGGCCGAACAGACCTGGGACTTCATGGAGATGCTCAAGCTTCTCGATGAGCCCGAGCCTGGCTTCCGGCGCGGTCGGCGTCGTCGTCCGTCCTACGAGCCGGCCAACATGTTCATTGAGCACAAGCTCATTTCCAAAATCTGTGAGACTCGTAACATCGAGACCGCCTTCCAGTTGATGCGTGATGACGTGTCTCTCTGGGTGGGTGCGTATCAGGGTTACTGGTTCAATCAGGCGCTGGCGATGGTGCTCAGTGGTCAGATTCCTGAGTCCGCCCTGGAACAGGACCGTCGTACTGGTGAGCCGGTCATTCCTCTGTACTTCGCAGGGGATGTCGCCAGTGTGCAATGGTATGAGAAGTGGCTGCCCGAGGCCATTCCGTCGCGTATCGATCCGGTGGTGTGCAAGCACTTCCTGACGAACACGGACGGCAGCCCCGGACCTCGCCGCCCCTCGCACGTACCCGTGGGCAACCTGAAACTGGACGCCCATGATGAGTCCATCACCCTTCGCTTCTCCCTTCGTCGCGGGTCCTATGCAACGACGTTCCTGTCGTTGCTGTTCAACCTCGACAACAAGGACTGGGAAGAGGTGGACAAGTAA